A portion of the Blattabacterium clevelandi genome contains these proteins:
- a CDS encoding alpha/beta fold hydrolase, translated as MILHSKILGNGFPILVFHGLFGNGENWISFAKKISKKYQVHLLDIRNHGKSFFSKKMDYDLISKDILEYIRHYNLFQTILIGHSIGGRAVMKFSLNYPLIPKKIIIVDISPKAYSSKYYKNIIQILKSVNFNVIQTRKDLDFFLKPFIQNVEVRSFFSKCTYRKKNGKLSFCFFLFGIEKNYYSLIHQEIKDGCYKNPVLFLRGEYSDYILPEDFIFIKKLFPKAKIMTVNKSKHWVHIDNPIDFYKKVSDFLNEKT; from the coding sequence ATGATTTTACATTCTAAAATTTTGGGAAATGGATTCCCAATATTAGTTTTTCATGGATTATTTGGTAATGGAGAAAATTGGATATCTTTTGCAAAAAAAATTTCTAAAAAATATCAAGTTCATTTACTTGATATTAGAAATCATGGAAAAAGTTTTTTTTCAAAAAAAATGGATTATGATCTTATATCAAAAGATATTTTAGAATATATTCGTCATTATAATTTATTTCAAACAATATTGATAGGTCATTCTATTGGAGGTAGGGCTGTTATGAAATTTTCCCTCAATTATCCATTGATTCCTAAAAAAATTATAATTGTGGATATTAGTCCTAAGGCCTATTCTTCTAAATATTATAAAAATATTATTCAAATATTAAAAAGTGTAAATTTTAATGTTATTCAAACAAGAAAAGATCTTGATTTTTTTTTAAAACCATTTATTCAAAATGTAGAAGTACGATCATTTTTTTCCAAATGCACTTACAGAAAAAAAAATGGTAAATTATCTTTTTGCTTTTTTTTATTTGGAATTGAAAAAAATTATTATTCCTTAATTCATCAGGAAATTAAAGATGGTTGTTATAAAAATCCTGTACTTTTTTTACGTGGGGAATATTCTGATTACATTCTTCCTGAAGATTTTATTTTTATCAAAAAATTATTTCCAAAAGCAAAAATTATGACAGTTAATAAATCTAAACATTGGGTACATATAGATAATCCTATAGATTTTTATAAAAAAGTATCTGATTTTTTAAACGAAAAAACATAA
- a CDS encoding mechanosensitive ion channel family protein, which translates to MEILEIFNIQYKWIFYEFTPNFFLKKWGSIALIIICKIFLFTCLLITLEFIFNRVVRLIGRRIISSTHFIWDNILYENKVFDSLAHFFPLSIGFILINPVFKNYPKIILYLEKIFDILFVLIILQFLIRVVNSIMRIYTSENSHQTIAVRSFSQLLKIISVMFCVLVIISILTKNDLITVLTSLGAITAIVILVFRDTILGFVSGVQMASTKMIKVGDWIGIHKYSIEGTVIEINLTSAKIENFDKTITSVPTYDLISTAVTNFEVMRKKNIRRIKRSILFSIQSFQFCNSESLEKFQNFYLIKNYIHRKQKEIEIFNKDQNIDLNIDINGRKLTNIGIFRQYALSYLHQHPKISQSETLMVRHLNPTPYGLPVELYCFTNTSESIKYEQIQASVFDHLLTASKEFSLKVTQVTTNISP; encoded by the coding sequence ATGGAAATATTAGAAATATTTAATATTCAATATAAATGGATTTTTTATGAATTTACTCCAAATTTTTTTTTAAAAAAATGGGGTAGTATAGCCTTGATCATAATTTGTAAAATATTTTTATTTACTTGTTTATTAATTACTTTGGAATTTATTTTTAATAGGGTAGTTCGTTTGATAGGTAGAAGAATTATAAGTTCTACTCACTTTATTTGGGATAATATATTATATGAAAATAAAGTTTTTGATAGTTTAGCACATTTTTTTCCATTATCAATTGGATTTATTTTAATCAACCCAGTTTTTAAAAACTATCCTAAAATTATTCTATATCTAGAAAAAATATTTGATATATTATTTGTATTGATAATTTTACAATTTTTGATTAGAGTAGTTAATTCAATTATGAGAATTTATACTAGTGAAAATAGTCATCAAACCATTGCAGTCCGTTCTTTTTCACAATTATTAAAAATAATATCGGTTATGTTTTGTGTTTTGGTAATTATTTCTATTTTAACAAAAAATGATCTTATTACTGTTCTTACTAGTTTAGGAGCAATAACTGCTATTGTTATACTAGTTTTTAGGGATACAATCCTAGGATTTGTATCTGGAGTACAGATGGCTTCTACTAAAATGATCAAAGTAGGAGATTGGATAGGAATACATAAATATAGTATAGAAGGTACTGTAATAGAAATAAATTTAACTTCTGCAAAAATAGAAAATTTTGATAAAACTATTACAAGTGTTCCTACTTATGATCTTATATCTACTGCAGTAACTAATTTTGAGGTAATGCGTAAAAAAAATATACGTAGAATCAAAAGATCTATTTTATTTAGCATACAATCATTTCAGTTTTGTAATTCAGAAAGTTTAGAAAAATTCCAAAATTTTTATTTAATAAAAAATTATATTCATAGAAAACAAAAAGAAATAGAAATTTTTAATAAAGATCAAAATATTGATCTTAATATAGATATTAATGGAAGAAAATTAACTAACATTGGTATTTTTCGTCAATATGCATTATCTTATTTACATCAACACCCTAAAATATCTCAATCAGAAACTTTGATGGTAAGACACTTAAATCCTACACCTTATGGTCTTCCTGTCGAATTATATTGTTTTACGAATACTTCTGAATCTATAAAATATGAACAAATACAAGCTAGTGTTTTTGATCACTTATTAACAGCTTCTAAAGAATTTAGTTTAAAAGTTACACAAGTAACTACAAATATTTCTCCTTAA
- a CDS encoding pyridoxine 5'-phosphate synthase: protein MVKLSVNLNKIATLRNSRGGNIPNILQVAIDIQKFGANGITIHPRPDERHISYKDVYDIKSIITTELNIEGNPINKFMKLVLDILPNQVTLVPDLENVITSNSGWNTILYQDFLTEKINKLKDHGIRTSIFLDPNPKLVSYAANTGADRIELYTENFAIGYANKKWNCIHPYIITAKEAMNHHLLVNAGHDLNLENISFLIEKIPNIEEVSIGHSLISDSLYMGLENTIQTYLKKIYKSCKKKSIIE from the coding sequence ATGGTCAAATTAAGTGTGAATTTAAATAAAATAGCAACATTAAGAAATTCAAGAGGAGGAAACATTCCAAATATTTTACAAGTAGCCATAGATATTCAGAAATTTGGGGCAAATGGGATTACTATTCATCCACGTCCTGATGAAAGGCATATATCCTATAAGGATGTTTATGATATAAAATCTATTATTACAACTGAATTAAACATTGAAGGGAATCCTATCAATAAATTCATGAAATTAGTATTGGATATTTTACCAAATCAAGTGACATTAGTACCTGATTTAGAAAATGTAATAACATCAAATTCCGGATGGAATACAATTCTTTATCAAGATTTTTTAACTGAAAAAATTAATAAGTTGAAAGATCATGGAATTCGTACTTCTATATTTTTAGATCCAAATCCAAAATTAGTTTCATATGCGGCTAATACAGGTGCTGATCGAATAGAGTTATATACTGAAAATTTTGCGATAGGATACGCCAATAAAAAATGGAATTGTATTCATCCTTATATTATTACAGCAAAAGAAGCTATGAATCATCATTTATTAGTTAATGCTGGACATGATTTAAATTTAGAAAATATTTCTTTTTTAATTGAAAAAATTCCAAATATCGAAGAAGTATCTATAGGTCATTCTTTGATTAGCGATTCTCTTTATATGGGATTAGAAAATACCATTCAAACTTATTTAAAAAAAATTTATAAATCTTGTAAAAAAAAGTCAATAATAGAGTAA